A genomic segment from Aspergillus puulaauensis MK2 DNA, chromosome 1, nearly complete sequence encodes:
- a CDS encoding uncharacterized protein (COG:S;~EggNog:ENOG410PZRC;~InterPro:IPR024652,IPR008949;~PFAM:PF06330;~antiSMASH:Cluster_1.2;~go_function: GO:0016838 - carbon-oxygen lyase activity, acting on phosphates [Evidence IEA]): MEQVSAKDLSEILVRFLHRFEYDDNDRLPQAELEAIYNFVLPYIPDNKKIVREMADYVHCTFSFLPLEIRQAVALYDAFQMSMDDTPVEQHDSLQGLCAELSAGDKVQHPVWSEFFKAIPLLLKHYGPYVQTTLFRGALEFIQATCLERTLFRGHADSSYPSYIRRMSAQGPVQTSICFPEAEFPQEKYLSLIASLEAESEDFVALVNDLFSFYKESDTPFERINFPLNEAACSGRSVLVVLNEMVEKAAAPWERVQKILGSMDCGELLYGRVHAFFKGYVRYHLSCARYKIASLCAEAGNEELHRFYQMSVVARNGQAN; encoded by the coding sequence ATGGAGCAGGTTTCAGCAAAAGACCTCAGCGAGATCCTCGTCCGATTCCTCCACCGGTTCGAGTACGACGACAACGACCGCCTCCCCCAGGCTGAGCTCGAGGCCATCTACAACTTCGTGCTCCCATACATCCCCGACAACAAAAAGATCGTGCGTGAAATGGCCGACTACGTGCACTGcaccttctccttcctcccgcTGGAAATCCGCCAGGCAGTGGCACTGTACGACGCTTTTCAAATGTCGATGGACGACACCCCTGTCGAACAACACGATAGCCTCCAGGGTCTGTGCGCGGAGCTCTCGGCCGGCGACAAGGTGCAGCACCCGGTCTGGAGCGAGTTCTTCAAAGCAATTCCGCTGCTGCTCAAGCACTACGGGCCCTACGTGCAGACTACATTGTTCCGCGGCGCGCTGGAGTTCATCCAGGCGACCTGCCTCGAGCGGACCCTGTTTCGGGGCCACGCCGACTCGTCGTATCCGAGTTATATCCGACGCATGAGCGCCCAGGGACCCGTCCAGACCTCCATTTGCTTCCCCGAGGCCGAGTTCCCCCAGGAGAAGTACCTCTCGCTGATCGCGTCCCTGGAGGCCGAGTCGGAGGACTTTGTGGCACTTGTCAACGACCTGTTCTCGTTCTACAAGGAGAGCGACACTCCGTTTGAACGGATCAATTTTCCGCTTAACGAGGCGGCGTGCAGCGGCCGGTCGGTGCTAGTGGTGCTAAATGAAATGGTGGAGAAGGCTGCCGCCCCGTGGGAGAGAGTACAGAAAATTCTGGGCTCGATGGACTGCGGCGAGCTCCTGTACGGTCGCGTCCACGCGTTCTTCAAGGGCTACGTCCGCTACCACCTCTCGTGTGCCCGGTACAAGATCGCGAGTCTCTGCGCGGAGGCGGGAAATGAGGAGCTCCATCGGTTCTACCAGATGAGTGTTGTGGCAAGAAACGGGCAGGCGAACTAG